The following coding sequences are from one Paenibacillus sp. FSL R5-0912 window:
- a CDS encoding glycosyltransferase domain-containing protein yields MKVVVYTSLFGDHDSVKEPLCIDKSVDYILFTDDPSIKSEKWTIKVLENQFESPRKMARLIKLLSHKFLPEHDLSIYLDANFKLKAKDIYEMIVECLEGQDIALYKHPRRSCTYQELEHCLKVNKVSTEIADRVKIKYLNEGFPRDYGLFESGFIIRKNTEKINQLNELWWNEIATGSERDQCSLVYCLWKLGITANEIKIGQQIRINPYIIGYKHKNNS; encoded by the coding sequence ATGAAGGTAGTTGTTTATACTTCATTATTTGGTGATCATGATTCCGTTAAAGAACCCTTATGTATAGATAAAAGTGTGGATTATATTCTGTTTACGGATGACCCGAGCATAAAGTCTGAAAAATGGACGATTAAAGTATTGGAAAACCAATTTGAAAGCCCAAGAAAAATGGCTCGTTTAATCAAATTGTTATCTCATAAATTTCTACCAGAACATGACCTAAGCATTTATTTGGATGCAAATTTCAAATTAAAAGCAAAAGATATTTATGAGATGATAGTGGAATGTCTAGAGGGCCAAGATATTGCCTTATACAAGCATCCAAGACGAAGCTGCACCTATCAAGAATTAGAACACTGTTTAAAAGTCAACAAAGTAAGCACCGAAATTGCGGACCGTGTAAAAATAAAGTATCTAAATGAAGGATTTCCTCGTGATTATGGATTATTTGAGAGTGGATTTATTATTAGAAAAAACACGGAAAAAATAAACCAGTTGAATGAACTTTGGTGGAACGAAATCGCTACTGGAAGCGAACGAGATCAGTGTTCTCTAGTGTATTGTCTGTGGAAATTGGGAATCACTGCAAATGAAATCAAAATTGGCCAACAAATTCGTATAAATCCCTATATCATTGGGTATAAACATAAAAATAATTCATAA
- a CDS encoding glycosyltransferase: MGINPIKITFIPKRRPFIKNATSRLRALYLIDHLQKLFPNKYIANLDDPENADIIVVNQTASQENLIKILDQKKKRKVFLIYDVVGRQYDDARESFNQVAQQADLITVANETQKARIEELKLGKPCCILNDGIDYVEQLNPSLSPFNGKVVWFGNHQLGNLESAMWAIDYISAQPKYSIGVIGNKDIKLDNVELIEWKYEGFINNLKRYSLCFLSHDSLEKQKSNNRLLVTIANGIPTIVSNSAAYSELLRKFKLDYAIVNNENELQKALSILSDEEQRQKYLSEIQPYILENYNYNAVAKRFDQILNLYYLKGI; encoded by the coding sequence GTGGGAATAAATCCAATTAAGATAACATTCATCCCAAAAAGAAGGCCTTTTATAAAAAATGCCACATCAAGACTTCGGGCTTTATATCTAATAGATCATCTTCAAAAGTTATTTCCCAACAAGTATATAGCTAATCTTGATGATCCGGAGAATGCTGACATTATTGTTGTGAATCAAACCGCTTCACAAGAAAATTTAATAAAAATTCTAGATCAAAAAAAGAAACGAAAGGTTTTTCTCATCTATGATGTGGTAGGGCGGCAGTACGATGATGCCAGAGAATCATTTAACCAAGTTGCGCAGCAAGCTGATTTAATTACTGTTGCAAATGAAACTCAAAAAGCGCGGATAGAGGAATTGAAGCTAGGTAAACCTTGTTGCATTTTGAATGATGGTATCGATTATGTTGAACAATTGAACCCTTCCCTTTCACCGTTTAACGGAAAAGTAGTTTGGTTTGGTAATCACCAACTAGGTAATTTAGAATCAGCCATGTGGGCAATTGATTATATATCCGCGCAACCTAAATATTCAATAGGTGTTATAGGCAATAAAGACATTAAATTAGACAATGTTGAGTTAATAGAATGGAAATATGAAGGATTTATTAATAATCTAAAACGCTATAGTCTATGCTTTTTGTCTCACGATAGTTTGGAAAAACAAAAGAGCAATAACAGATTGCTAGTGACGATTGCAAATGGTATTCCCACAATTGTATCAAATTCTGCTGCTTATTCTGAGTTACTTCGTAAGTTCAAGTTAGATTATGCCATTGTCAATAATGAAAATGAATTACAAAAGGCTCTTTCCATCCTTAGTGATGAGGAACAAAGACAAAAGTATTTAAGTGAGATACAGCCTTATATTTTAGAGAACTACAATTATAATGCTGTAGCAAAAAGGTTTGATCAGATATTAAATCTCTACTACTTAAAAGGTATATAA
- a CDS encoding glycosyltransferase, with amino-acid sequence MLKIVSVIDQIGSDIDYLANGLLPYMDRYDYQVFDVHPTTPSTSQLMRFEKYGKDADIIDFQHPHTALLLLNRYSWLSEKKKILTNHIPDDLNNSQYSMFDKVVYSNKTMQRRIRGSVFISLTVDTNFWTFNDKWTKNKNLIMVTDEIKQEKGVFEVAVACRNLGLNLLLVGRKSDESYLTKVLETGSVTYRQEMSKEELQQLYYQSTLFVCNSDESEIGPVSILEAMISGVPILSRLVGHVPELNKKNCMRLLESPLNDVASLTNAIENLLSNEQELLIMRERAWQIGSKQADERRAYNYQKLYRSLFPGTPVSVIVTIYEYNHTILNCLQSIAAQDYVNKELIICDDNPNSENQSVIEEFARSVSFPVVYRNTSRKENDYGLARARNVGIIEASGDILVFCDQRISMHSNAISEFVKNLMPKKWLFGTKGTIKGFVENFSCVYRNDLIKAGMFCERVDEYGGATQEIFKRTYSQGFKHELIPTANSTFIVDSLSLSKRRPDIIKMRNRLYRMNF; translated from the coding sequence TTGTTGAAAATAGTTAGCGTAATTGACCAGATCGGTTCAGATATAGATTATCTAGCTAATGGTTTATTGCCCTATATGGATCGCTATGATTACCAAGTTTTCGATGTACATCCTACAACCCCAAGTACTTCTCAACTTATGCGATTCGAAAAATACGGTAAGGATGCAGACATTATTGATTTTCAACATCCTCATACTGCGCTTTTGCTATTAAACAGGTATTCCTGGCTTTCAGAAAAGAAAAAAATATTAACCAACCATATTCCTGATGATCTAAATAACAGTCAATATAGCATGTTTGATAAAGTAGTCTATTCAAATAAAACGATGCAAAGAAGAATACGTGGCAGCGTGTTTATTTCTTTAACAGTGGATACTAATTTCTGGACTTTTAATGACAAGTGGACGAAGAATAAAAATTTGATTATGGTTACCGATGAAATAAAGCAAGAAAAGGGAGTTTTTGAAGTAGCAGTTGCATGCCGTAACCTTGGGCTAAACCTTTTATTGGTTGGTCGAAAATCGGATGAAAGCTATTTAACTAAAGTGTTAGAAACTGGAAGTGTTACTTACCGACAAGAGATGAGTAAGGAAGAACTTCAACAATTGTATTATCAATCTACCTTATTCGTTTGTAATTCGGATGAAAGTGAGATTGGACCTGTTTCCATATTAGAGGCCATGATCTCTGGGGTGCCCATTCTTTCCCGTTTAGTCGGACATGTGCCAGAACTTAACAAAAAGAATTGTATGCGATTATTAGAGTCTCCATTAAATGATGTCGCTTCATTGACAAATGCTATTGAGAATCTTCTGAGCAACGAGCAAGAGCTCTTAATTATGCGCGAGAGAGCTTGGCAAATTGGCTCAAAACAAGCAGACGAACGCAGAGCATACAATTATCAAAAGCTTTACCGTTCCCTTTTTCCTGGAACCCCAGTCTCTGTAATTGTAACAATTTATGAATATAATCATACAATACTTAATTGTTTACAATCTATTGCTGCCCAAGATTATGTTAATAAAGAGTTAATTATCTGTGATGACAATCCGAATAGTGAAAATCAGTCAGTAATAGAGGAATTTGCACGTTCAGTCTCTTTTCCAGTTGTATATCGAAACACATCCCGAAAGGAAAATGATTATGGGCTAGCTAGAGCTCGTAATGTAGGGATCATAGAGGCAAGTGGTGATATTTTAGTATTTTGCGATCAGCGTATAAGTATGCATTCCAATGCTATTAGTGAATTTGTCAAAAATCTAATGCCTAAAAAATGGTTATTTGGTACAAAAGGAACAATAAAAGGATTTGTTGAGAACTTCTCCTGTGTTTACCGAAATGATCTAATAAAAGCTGGCATGTTCTGTGAGCGTGTTGATGAATATGGTGGGGCAACACAAGAAATATTTAAACGCACTTATTCACAGGGGTTTAAGCATGAACTAATTCCAACTGCTAATTCAACTTTTATTGTTGATTCATTAAGTCTTTCAAAAAGACGTCCAGATATTATTAAAATGCGAAATCGCTTATATAGAATGAACTTTTAG
- a CDS encoding acetyltransferase, whose translation MTIRPIVILGTGGNCIDILDTINDINAIQLKYECVGFLDDNPDHWGQRIAGLPILGPLPTAIDLPSSHFFVNGIGSPRNFWEKESIIAKTKVGIEKFETIIHPTAHISNMSDIGRGTVIFQNVTITSNVKIGDHVIILPNTVISHDDVIGDYSCIAGGVCISGVVAIGKSCYIGTNSSIKQNVSIGDFSLVGMNSAVLRDVPKNNVVVGNPAKFLRYTR comes from the coding sequence ATGACAATCAGACCCATTGTTATCTTAGGTACAGGTGGAAACTGTATTGATATTTTGGATACAATAAATGACATTAATGCTATTCAATTAAAATATGAATGTGTCGGATTTCTTGATGATAACCCAGATCATTGGGGACAAAGGATTGCGGGGTTACCCATTCTTGGCCCGCTTCCCACTGCCATAGATCTTCCTTCATCGCATTTTTTTGTGAACGGTATAGGAAGTCCCCGGAATTTTTGGGAAAAAGAATCTATTATAGCAAAGACGAAAGTCGGTATCGAAAAATTCGAAACTATTATTCATCCTACTGCCCATATATCAAACATGTCTGATATTGGTCGGGGGACGGTTATTTTCCAGAATGTCACGATCACATCAAATGTTAAAATTGGTGATCATGTAATCATCCTTCCAAATACAGTGATAAGTCACGATGATGTTATCGGCGATTACTCCTGTATTGCAGGTGGAGTTTGTATTTCCGGGGTTGTTGCAATTGGTAAATCATGCTATATAGGAACAAATAGCTCAATAAAACAAAATGTATCCATAGGTGATTTTTCACTTGTTGGGATGAATAGTGCCGTTTTGCGTGATGTTCCGAAAAACAATGTAGTTGTTGGTAACCCAGCAAAATTTTTAAGATATACCCGCTGA
- a CDS encoding DegT/DnrJ/EryC1/StrS family aminotransferase encodes MIPQLDLKAEYESVKDEIQKSVHEVLESGSYILGNKGKQIEKLLSEYVGTSYGIGVANGTDALLLSLEAMSIGDGDEVITPPFTFFATAEVIARVGAKPVFVDIDPITYNMNPALIEQAITKKTKAIMVVHLFGQSADMEKIMEIAKKYRLKVIEDACQSIGATFNGKKVGSFGDTGCFSFFPSKNLGTYGDGGMVVTSDKDLYEKIKVLRNHGSEKKYIHSDIGLNSRLDEIQAAILEVKLKRLDDWNQKRREIANRYSEKLIGLVKTPITVKNREHVFHQYSIETDNRDELASYLNHRKIATGIYYPLPLHLQPVFQELDYQKGDFPIAEKVSEKILALPIYPTLKEYEQDDVISSIKEFKGDSNGIN; translated from the coding sequence ATGATACCTCAATTGGATTTGAAGGCGGAATACGAGAGTGTAAAGGATGAGATACAGAAGTCAGTGCATGAAGTTCTGGAAAGTGGATCCTATATTCTAGGGAATAAAGGAAAGCAAATTGAAAAATTGTTATCCGAATACGTAGGGACCTCTTATGGCATTGGGGTTGCGAATGGGACAGATGCACTCCTTCTTTCATTGGAAGCCATGTCTATTGGGGATGGAGATGAAGTCATTACTCCCCCCTTTACCTTCTTTGCCACAGCAGAGGTTATTGCTCGTGTCGGGGCAAAGCCTGTTTTCGTCGATATTGATCCCATAACGTATAATATGAACCCCGCTTTGATTGAACAAGCGATAACAAAAAAAACGAAAGCAATTATGGTTGTACACCTTTTCGGACAATCGGCAGATATGGAAAAGATTATGGAAATAGCCAAAAAATATCGTTTAAAGGTTATTGAGGATGCATGCCAATCCATCGGAGCCACTTTTAATGGAAAAAAAGTAGGATCATTTGGTGATACAGGTTGTTTTTCGTTTTTCCCTTCCAAAAATCTCGGAACATATGGAGATGGAGGTATGGTAGTAACGAGTGATAAGGATTTATATGAAAAAATTAAAGTATTGAGAAATCATGGAAGCGAAAAAAAATATATACATTCTGATATCGGTTTAAACAGCCGGTTAGATGAAATCCAAGCAGCCATATTAGAAGTGAAATTGAAGAGACTAGATGATTGGAATCAAAAAAGGAGAGAAATTGCGAACCGCTACTCAGAAAAGTTGATAGGTTTGGTTAAAACCCCTATTACGGTTAAGAATCGGGAACACGTCTTTCACCAATACAGCATTGAAACAGACAATCGCGACGAATTAGCCTCATACCTAAACCATAGAAAAATTGCTACAGGCATCTATTATCCCCTACCCCTTCATCTTCAACCTGTCTTCCAGGAACTCGATTATCAAAAAGGAGACTTTCCAATAGCAGAAAAGGTTTCGGAAAAAATCCTGGCCCTGCCGATTTATCCAACGTTAAAAGAATACGAACAAGATGATGTAATATCCTCAATTAAAGAATTTAAGGGTGATAGTAATGGAATTAATTAA
- a CDS encoding glycosyltransferase family protein — MEKLKILYISRDFSKKTEKHPYYLSQALSKVSDLVLWSEPGDIQNILNHIRFRPDFILINDPVDNRSPVITGLSSLNIPFGVFMYDLHRLVQERILFIEQNQVPYIFTLCRDYFINRYPKYLQRMRWLPHFANEEVFKDYGLPKDIDCLMMGVARRYYPLRKVMYDALIDKPFFVYHPHPGYENQDETRKNIIIGEKYAKEINRAKLFLTCDSTFHYPLAKYFEVPACNTLLLAPPLQELEDIGFIPDVHFASINEKNFMEKIEFYLTHDQERAKMANEGYRMVHTKHSATVRALELVNMIKGILGTHN; from the coding sequence ATGGAAAAACTCAAGATATTATATATTAGCCGTGATTTTTCCAAAAAGACGGAAAAACATCCATATTATCTCTCTCAGGCATTGTCTAAGGTAAGCGATTTAGTGCTATGGAGTGAGCCAGGGGATATTCAAAATATCCTGAATCATATCAGGTTTAGGCCGGATTTTATATTGATCAATGATCCGGTCGACAATCGTTCTCCCGTCATCACCGGACTCTCCTCTCTTAATATCCCATTCGGTGTTTTCATGTATGATCTTCATCGACTCGTGCAAGAACGTATCCTTTTTATTGAGCAGAATCAGGTTCCATATATTTTTACACTTTGTCGAGATTACTTTATAAATAGGTATCCCAAATATCTCCAAAGAATGAGGTGGCTGCCTCACTTTGCCAATGAAGAGGTCTTTAAAGATTATGGGTTACCTAAAGACATCGATTGTTTAATGATGGGGGTAGCAAGGCGGTATTATCCGTTAAGAAAAGTCATGTATGATGCTTTAATAGATAAGCCTTTTTTTGTTTATCATCCACACCCTGGTTACGAAAACCAGGATGAAACCAGAAAAAATATTATTATAGGAGAAAAATATGCTAAGGAAATTAATCGAGCAAAATTATTTTTAACATGTGATTCAACTTTCCATTATCCATTAGCAAAGTATTTTGAAGTTCCGGCTTGCAACACTCTTTTGCTTGCGCCCCCCTTACAAGAGCTAGAGGATATAGGATTTATACCGGATGTACACTTTGCCTCTATTAATGAAAAGAATTTCATGGAGAAGATTGAGTTCTATTTAACCCATGATCAAGAACGGGCAAAGATGGCAAATGAGGGTTATAGAATGGTTCATACAAAACATTCAGCGACGGTACGCGCCTTAGAGTTAGTAAATATGATTAAGGGTATCTTAGGTACTCACAATTGA
- a CDS encoding NAD-dependent epimerase/dehydratase family protein, with product MRPKIKNSTILVTGGAGFIGSHLVEQLMMNEAKQVIVVDNMFLGNRENLSDALSKGMVLYVDDAELKGSLEYIIEKHKIDIVFNCATKALNYSFINPSNAYMTNVIVLNNLLELQRKGAFKTLCHFSSSEVYGSAQYEPMDEQHPILPTTAYAAGKAAADTMLHSYVNMFGLDAFIVRPFNNYGPRQNYEGPLSGVIPATIMKLLNGDAPEIHGTGLQSRDYIYVVDTIDSIIKVYDVIKRGDCVNIAAGNHISIKDIILKISKILNYKGPILYKDCRAADVACHHAGNQKIKSMIDFNVVDFDEGLLKTVRWYKEIYNKRNVLK from the coding sequence ATGAGGCCTAAAATAAAAAATAGCACGATATTAGTTACCGGCGGTGCGGGATTTATAGGGAGTCACTTGGTAGAACAATTAATGATGAATGAAGCGAAACAAGTCATAGTTGTTGACAATATGTTTTTAGGAAACAGAGAAAACTTATCAGACGCATTGTCCAAGGGAATGGTCTTATATGTAGATGATGCTGAATTAAAAGGCTCTCTGGAATATATAATTGAAAAACATAAGATTGATATTGTTTTCAACTGTGCCACCAAGGCATTGAATTATTCCTTTATCAATCCATCGAATGCCTATATGACAAATGTGATCGTTTTAAATAATCTGCTTGAGTTACAGAGAAAAGGAGCATTTAAAACACTCTGTCACTTTTCATCATCTGAGGTTTATGGCAGCGCACAATATGAGCCGATGGATGAACAGCATCCGATACTTCCAACTACGGCCTATGCTGCAGGCAAGGCCGCTGCTGACACCATGTTACACAGTTATGTTAACATGTTCGGTCTGGATGCGTTTATCGTCAGACCCTTTAATAATTATGGTCCTAGGCAAAATTATGAAGGCCCTCTATCAGGAGTGATTCCTGCAACGATTATGAAATTGTTAAATGGTGATGCTCCGGAAATCCATGGAACCGGTCTACAAAGTAGAGACTATATTTATGTAGTAGATACAATCGATTCTATAATCAAGGTTTATGATGTGATTAAACGTGGAGATTGTGTAAATATTGCAGCCGGTAATCACATTTCCATTAAAGACATTATCTTAAAAATATCAAAAATCCTCAATTATAAAGGTCCTATATTATATAAAGATTGTCGAGCGGCAGATGTAGCCTGTCATCATGCAGGCAATCAAAAGATCAAGTCGATGATTGATTTTAATGTAGTGGATTTTGATGAAGGGTTATTAAAAACGGTGCGATGGTATAAAGAAATATATAACAAGAGGAATGTTCTTAAATGA
- a CDS encoding acyltransferase — protein sequence MIDRFRENANIGEMVVIQEDVVLGKNVSIGHHTAILGNTRIGDNVTIGSHCIIGVYPGGNANMRKTETTLPPLEIKSNVKIGNHVSIYTGTIISEEAFIGDQASIREKVRIGANTVIGRGAMVELNTSIGSHCTIQTLAYVTADTTIEDHVFIGPCVSMSNDKYMGAKEYTLRGPYIKEGAKIGNNASLLPAIIIGKNTVVGAGAVVTKNVPDFETVVGNPARKVPDETTL from the coding sequence ATGATTGATAGATTTAGAGAGAATGCAAATATAGGTGAAATGGTCGTAATTCAGGAGGATGTCGTATTAGGGAAAAACGTTTCTATCGGGCATCATACGGCTATTTTGGGAAATACCCGAATTGGGGATAACGTAACGATAGGATCTCACTGTATTATCGGGGTTTATCCCGGTGGAAATGCAAATATGCGAAAAACGGAGACTACTTTACCTCCACTTGAGATCAAATCTAATGTCAAAATAGGAAATCATGTTTCGATTTACACGGGAACTATAATCTCTGAAGAAGCATTCATCGGGGATCAAGCAAGTATCCGTGAAAAAGTACGGATTGGAGCGAATACTGTCATAGGTCGAGGTGCCATGGTTGAATTAAATACATCCATTGGTTCGCATTGCACCATCCAAACCTTAGCTTATGTTACGGCAGATACTACGATTGAAGATCACGTCTTCATTGGTCCCTGCGTTTCCATGTCCAATGATAAATATATGGGAGCAAAAGAATATACATTGAGAGGTCCTTATATTAAGGAAGGAGCAAAAATAGGCAATAATGCATCATTGTTACCTGCCATCATTATAGGTAAGAATACTGTGGTTGGTGCAGGGGCCGTTGTGACAAAAAATGTGCCGGATTTTGAGACAGTTGTAGGAAACCCGGCAAGAAAAGTACCGGATGAAACTACCTTGTAA
- a CDS encoding DegT/DnrJ/EryC1/StrS family aminotransferase → MIKLIKPYITFQEVEEDFKRIFESGTFTKGEYANKFLQEIKTYIGVDHAFLTTSATTALTMCLKSLGIGLGDEVIVSDFSFPATVNVVEDIGAMPIFADVDQDTFNMKPEELERKITKKTKAVIFVDAFGNPSGISKIKGICEKHQIPLIEDAACAIGSSENGVKVGTIADLTCFSFHPRKLLTTGEGGVITTNKKEIAEIMSVKLNHGAIVRDGMADFINYGYNYRLSELQAAMGIQQLIKLESIVKSRNCIADEYKKRLHLLGFKRQNSLDNVIHNIQSLVFRVPEGMNRDHLIAYLTENGIESTIGTYCLSNTTYYKNKYNSVQPIAKYLEKNTVTLPCYDNVDHKYISNIIEKYVRTLED, encoded by the coding sequence ATGATAAAATTAATAAAACCTTATATTACCTTTCAAGAAGTTGAAGAAGATTTCAAAAGAATATTTGAATCTGGAACTTTTACCAAAGGAGAATATGCAAACAAATTCTTACAGGAAATAAAAACTTATATAGGAGTCGATCATGCCTTCCTGACCACCTCTGCGACTACAGCATTGACAATGTGCTTAAAATCACTCGGAATAGGATTGGGAGACGAGGTGATCGTATCCGACTTTTCTTTTCCGGCAACCGTAAATGTTGTAGAGGATATCGGAGCGATGCCAATTTTTGCGGATGTGGATCAGGATACTTTCAATATGAAACCGGAAGAACTAGAAAGGAAAATAACCAAAAAAACAAAAGCAGTCATATTCGTGGATGCGTTCGGAAACCCAAGCGGAATATCTAAAATAAAAGGGATATGTGAAAAACATCAAATACCGTTGATTGAAGATGCTGCTTGTGCCATCGGGAGCAGTGAAAATGGAGTCAAAGTAGGTACAATCGCAGATCTTACCTGTTTTAGTTTTCATCCCCGGAAATTGCTTACGACTGGCGAAGGAGGAGTGATTACAACCAATAAGAAAGAAATCGCGGAAATTATGAGTGTTAAATTAAACCATGGAGCGATTGTCCGAGATGGAATGGCTGACTTCATTAATTATGGATATAATTACAGACTATCGGAGCTTCAGGCAGCAATGGGAATACAACAATTAATTAAATTAGAATCAATTGTGAAAAGTAGGAACTGTATAGCTGACGAGTATAAAAAGAGACTCCATCTTTTAGGTTTTAAAAGGCAAAATTCACTGGACAATGTGATTCATAATATTCAATCCCTCGTTTTTAGGGTTCCCGAAGGGATGAATAGAGATCATTTAATCGCTTATTTAACGGAAAATGGAATTGAATCCACAATAGGAACGTATTGCCTGAGCAACACAACTTATTATAAGAACAAGTATAATAGTGTTCAGCCAATTGCAAAATATCTTGAAAAAAATACCGTAACTCTTCCTTGTTATGATAACGTGGATCACAAATATATTAGCAACATAATAGAAAAATATGTGAGGACTCTCGAGGATTAA
- a CDS encoding Gfo/Idh/MocA family protein, which produces MELINIGVAGVGIMGMNHCRTLDKMKNVHFVGVYDNDMKRCLKIANEYDVFPFASFSELLKKVDAVIISVPTSLHFTFIQQALQEGKHVLVEKPFVSSMKEVEQIKPLIKAKNVIVQVGHVERFNPVIQQLNKIINRPKMISIETRRLGSLNRVIDIDVIFDLMIHDIDIVLSLVGSPIQSLSAVGYSLTESGQMDVANAVLTFKNGVIANLVANRLSQEKVRTLTITERDRLIKSDYMTKELFIYQKVDSVIEKNLSYRQESIVEKIIVPNTEPLLAEIDHFVQSIRMKHCSIVGPEEASKALEVAQMIRAYIEGNK; this is translated from the coding sequence ATGGAATTAATTAATATTGGGGTAGCCGGAGTCGGAATTATGGGCATGAATCATTGCCGGACCCTGGATAAGATGAAAAATGTCCATTTTGTTGGTGTTTATGATAACGATATGAAACGGTGCCTGAAAATAGCTAATGAGTACGATGTTTTTCCTTTTGCGTCATTTAGTGAATTATTAAAAAAAGTGGATGCAGTCATCATTTCTGTTCCAACCAGTTTACATTTCACTTTCATCCAACAGGCATTGCAGGAAGGAAAACATGTTTTGGTTGAGAAACCATTCGTCAGTTCGATGAAAGAGGTGGAACAAATCAAACCATTAATCAAGGCTAAGAATGTCATTGTTCAGGTAGGACATGTGGAAAGATTCAATCCGGTAATTCAACAGCTAAACAAAATTATCAATCGCCCCAAAATGATTTCCATTGAAACGAGGCGATTAGGGTCCCTCAACCGAGTGATAGACATAGATGTTATTTTCGACCTTATGATCCATGACATTGATATTGTCTTAAGTTTGGTCGGAAGTCCGATTCAAAGCCTTTCTGCGGTAGGTTATAGCCTGACGGAATCTGGGCAGATGGATGTGGCTAATGCTGTGCTTACTTTCAAAAATGGGGTCATAGCAAATCTGGTAGCCAACCGCTTATCCCAGGAAAAAGTAAGGACGTTGACAATCACCGAAAGAGATCGGTTGATCAAATCTGACTATATGACCAAAGAGTTATTTATCTATCAAAAAGTGGATTCTGTTATAGAAAAAAATCTATCCTACCGACAAGAAAGTATAGTTGAAAAGATCATCGTTCCCAACACTGAACCCCTTTTGGCTGAAATCGATCATTTTGTACAATCCATTCGAATGAAGCATTGTTCCATTGTAGGACCTGAAGAAGCATCCAAAGCCTTGGAAGTCGCACAGATGATTAGAGCATACATCGAGGGGAACAAGTAA